Proteins encoded by one window of Cuniculiplasma divulgatum:
- a CDS encoding M48 family metallopeptidase, which yields MSETTYSTRYFRRKAFISTLSIFFVLVMALQATFIREGILTYVSILAIIFIGILISAMAMFLTEKKYKDVEVGYLYFLKDAIFYIIFVIPIWLLLYIRIVVNGPITIVYVDLVILFFMALTLSNPFLLIIKRKSYPLTDLKMVEEVKRLSEKLGVRISDVRVIDWEKQKIPNAFQSGFRTYTIFISNYLKENLTFEENIAVLAHEISHAAHKHLQKTFIYVESMILIIINLFLFAQYYPTQGNLSLIFAITGFILIYVGLIFFLPFLQRHFEKEADISAAKTVDPKWLISALLRLSDLGLIPKKISKFWNSSHPDISTRVKYLQELNTGER from the coding sequence ATGTCTGAAACTACTTATTCTACTAGATATTTCAGGCGGAAAGCCTTCATATCTACCTTGAGCATATTCTTCGTGCTTGTGATGGCTCTACAGGCAACTTTTATAAGAGAGGGTATCTTAACTTATGTTTCTATACTTGCTATTATTTTTATTGGAATCCTAATTTCCGCAATGGCAATGTTTCTTACCGAAAAGAAATACAAAGATGTAGAGGTAGGATACCTGTATTTTTTAAAAGATGCCATTTTTTATATAATTTTCGTGATACCAATCTGGTTGCTTCTTTACATAAGGATTGTTGTAAATGGACCAATCACGATAGTATATGTTGATTTAGTTATACTATTTTTTATGGCTCTTACCCTGTCAAATCCATTCTTACTGATCATTAAACGTAAAAGCTATCCGTTAACAGATTTGAAAATGGTCGAGGAGGTAAAGAGGCTATCTGAGAAGCTTGGGGTTAGAATATCTGATGTTAGGGTCATCGATTGGGAAAAACAAAAGATTCCAAATGCTTTTCAGTCCGGTTTTAGGACTTACACTATCTTCATATCAAATTATCTGAAAGAAAACCTTACTTTTGAGGAAAATATTGCTGTGTTGGCACATGAAATTTCCCATGCGGCACACAAGCATCTGCAGAAGACGTTTATATATGTGGAATCGATGATACTCATAATAATAAATCTTTTTCTATTCGCTCAATATTACCCCACACAGGGTAATTTATCACTGATATTTGCAATTACAGGGTTTATTCTTATCTATGTCGGTTTGATCTTTTTTTTGCCTTTTCTCCAAAGACACTTTGAAAAGGAAGCTGACATTTCAGCTGCTAAAACAGTAGATCCCAAGTGGCTTATAAGTGCACTTTTGAGGTTGTCTGATTTAGGACTCATTCCTAAGAAAATTTCAAAATTTTGGAATTCATCGCATCCAGATATTAGCACAAGGGTAAAGTATCTTCAAGAATTAAATACTGGTGAAAGGTGA